In Candidatus Nitronauta litoralis, one DNA window encodes the following:
- a CDS encoding cytochrome c, with translation MKFPFFVRSLPLLLVLFLPNTAFASDIKEQAEKIVMMLNIVNKEYHEGVKDGKIINADEYGESQVFLAQSEERYQGISEKGQDIKSASKLAAKFKSLSKIIASKKDPAQISKAVQNLNAGLVKQFGLTIFKSPRKPVSLAKGKTIYQKNCVVCHGPTGQGDGPKAKGLEPAPARLADPQLTGDGITDPYDNFQIISVGIANTAMQGWADTLSEEERWDVTFFVRTFSNKLVKLPAIQKAAATENSGATGENPEKVLEEIKNLLEKSRSAYEKEKVRPARLAVIDAYLVFEPVEQVLLEKNRKVGKGIERTFGELQTQMKKKAPYQDIETTINKINLDLKSALPLLQ, from the coding sequence ATGAAATTCCCTTTTTTCGTCCGGTCCTTACCCTTACTTCTTGTCCTTTTTCTCCCAAATACAGCGTTTGCTTCTGATATTAAAGAACAAGCTGAAAAAATTGTGATGATGTTGAACATCGTCAATAAAGAGTATCACGAGGGAGTTAAGGATGGAAAAATCATCAATGCGGACGAGTATGGAGAAAGTCAGGTATTCCTAGCTCAGTCAGAAGAGCGGTATCAGGGAATTTCAGAGAAGGGTCAGGATATAAAGTCAGCTTCGAAGTTGGCAGCAAAGTTCAAATCCCTATCCAAAATAATTGCATCCAAAAAGGATCCGGCTCAAATATCAAAAGCCGTTCAAAACCTGAATGCGGGTCTGGTAAAACAGTTCGGGCTAACAATTTTTAAGTCGCCGAGAAAGCCCGTATCACTGGCAAAGGGGAAAACCATATATCAAAAGAACTGTGTCGTCTGCCACGGCCCAACCGGTCAGGGGGATGGTCCCAAGGCAAAAGGCCTGGAACCGGCACCGGCCCGGCTCGCTGACCCTCAGCTGACAGGAGATGGCATTACCGATCCGTATGACAATTTCCAGATCATCTCGGTGGGCATAGCCAACACTGCCATGCAGGGCTGGGCGGATACTTTAAGTGAAGAAGAAAGATGGGATGTAACTTTTTTCGTTAGAACCTTTTCCAATAAACTGGTCAAATTACCCGCTATCCAAAAAGCGGCCGCAACAGAAAATTCAGGTGCAACAGGTGAAAACCCTGAAAAGGTTCTGGAGGAAATAAAAAACCTGCTAGAAAAATCACGTTCAGCTTATGAGAAGGAAAAAGTCCGTCCGGCAAGACTGGCCGTAATTGATGCTTATCTTGTTTTTGAACCAGTTGAACAAGTTTTGCTCGAAAAAAATAGAAAAGTTGGAAAGGGTATTGAGCGCACCTTCGGTGA